The window TCGCCGGGCTGCTGGAGCAGGTCGATCTGCTGTTCCTCGGACAGCCGAACAATCCGAACGGCGTCCAGTACGCTCTTGAGGATGTGCGGCTGCTGGCCCGCAAAGCGGAAGCCTGCCGCACAATCCTTGCCGTGGATGAAGCGTTCATCGACTTCATCCCGGAGGAGCGGCGGCAATCCCTGCTGCCGGAGCTGGGGGCTTACCGGCATACGGTGCTGATCCGCTCAATGACGAAGTTCTATGCCATTCCGGGGCTGCGGCTGGGCTTCACGATAGCAGCTCCGGAGCTTGCCGCAGCCATGACCGGCAAGCAGGTGACCTGGAGCGTGAACGGCCTGGCGCTGCTGGCCGGGGAAGCCTGCCTGCGCAGCGGGCGCAGCTACGAAGAGCGCACGCGCGGGCTGATCGCAGTGGAGCGGGAGCTGCTGCGCGAGGGGCTGCTGCGCCTCGGCTGCACTGTGCCGCCGGGCGAGGCGAACTTCCTGCTCCTGGAATTGCCCGCAGCGTGGAACGCTGCGGCTATGCAGGAGCAGCTTGGCCGCAGGGGCATCCTGGTGCGCAGCTGCGCCATGTACCCGGGCCTTGCAGCCGGACATCTCCGCGTTGCGGTTAAGGGGCATGAGGACAATGCCCGGCTGCTGCGGGAGATGGGAGAGATCCTGGAGGGTTGATTGTATTTTGTACAGCAGAGTACGCTCTGCAGAGGCAAATGATTCAGCATAAAGGCAGGCATGAAGTATTCTGTTGTATTTCGTACAACAGAATGTAAGCTGCGGACACATTAATTGAAATCTATTGCACTTTGTACAGTTGAAATCAGAGCAAAGTGCGATTTCTGAGTGATTTGCGGAAATCTAGTGTACGAAATACAGCAGAATGGATTTGGCGGGTGAAATTGGCCGGATCTGTTGTACAAAGTGCAGGCTTGTTCAGACGATGTTTTGAGGGGACGGAGACACAGCAGAAGTAGCGGGATTTTCTCCCGCTAACTCACTATAAAGGGAACGGAGACAGATTCTAGTGGGATTTTCTCCCGCTAATAGTTTCCCTATAGCTAGAAATACGTTCTTCTCTTGAAATTAGCTGGAGGTTTTCCCGCTATAGTCCGGTTTTAGGCGAAAATGAAAGAATTAGCTGGAAGTTTTCCCGCTATAGTTCAGCTAATGGGCTGGGGATAACATCAGATAGGCGGGATAGCATCAGATAGACGGGGATAGCATCCGATAGGCTGGGGCTAACATCAGATGGGCGGGTTAAGATCCGATTGACGGGGATAGCATCAGACATAGAGCGGATCGATTCTGCGCCAAGGCCAGATAGGCAGATCCCTGTAAGCACACAATGACAACACTATAGTTACGAAAGGAGCGGATTAGATATGGAAGTGAAGATTCCTTTTGAGCTTGCCGGAGGGTTGAGGGCGTATCGCTCAAAGGTCTGGCCGGGGCTGGCTCTGGAATGGAAACAGGAGCATCTGCTGCTGGAATTCCCGGCTGAGGCGGACAGTATATCGAGTGCGGTGTATGGCGGGGGAATGGGCCGGCTGAAGCGGGCCGTGAACCAGTACGTCAGCCGTGATTATGAGTGCAGCAATCCTGTGCGCGATATGGAGAACAAGCTGGCGGAATGGGGATATCCGCCGGAAGGCTGCGCGGGGCTGATGACAGCAGTGCCGCTTGAGCATGCGGCTGTAGCCGAAGAAGATACAGGCTCGGCAGGCATTTTCTGCTGCGTAACGGCAGCCGCAGGCAATGCGGCCCGGGCCGGGGTGGAGCGGAGCGTGCTGAAGGCCTACCGCCCGGGCACGATCAACATCATGCTCGGCATTGACGGCCTGCTGACACCGGCAGCGATGGTCAATGCCGTGATGACGGCAGCGGAAGCCAAAGCTGCCGCCCTGGCCGATCTCGGGATCACCGATCCCGAGAATGGCCTGATCGCTACGGGCACGACGACCGATGCGGTCGTGCTTGCGGCCAGCGGGAGCCGCCGCTACGGGGCGGAGCATGTCTATGCCGGCACAGCCACTGACCTTGGCGGCGCTGTCGGCAGGCTGGTCTATGCCGCTGTGACAGGCAGTCTCCAGTCGGTGAAGGCTGTGCAGGAGCAGGCAAGGAAGAACGGCGAATGAGGCCTTATCTGAGCCGGATGCGGATGAACGGGCCAATAGGCGCTGTGCTATGCCGGTCGTGGAGGGACCAGCCATGACAGTTGCTCTGCTATTACTGGCAGCCTATGTGCTGGACCGGATGGTCGGCGATCCCCGCAGCCTGCCCCATCCTGTGGTGCTCATGGGGAAGGCGATTACAGCACTGGAGCGGCTGATCCGCCGCCTCGTCCGGCAGCCGCGCAGCCTGAAGCGGGCCGGAGTGCTGCTGCCGCTGTTCGTTGCGGGCGGCAGCTGGCTGCTGACAGCAGCGCTTCTGTGGCTGCTGTCCGAGATCTCGCCTTGGCTGGCACTGGCGGCGGAAGCCTGGCTGATCTCCACAACTATAGCCGCCAAGGGGCTGAAGGATGCCGGGATGGCTGTCTATGTGGAGCTGCGCAAGGGAGATCTTCCAGCGGCCCGGCAGGCCCTGGGAATGATTGTCGGCCGGGACACGGCTTCGCTGGACAGTCCGGAAATTGTGCGCGGCACCGTAGAGACTGTTGCCGAGAATATCGTCGATGCGATTATCTCTCCGCTGTTCTACGCTTTGCTCGGCGGTGCGCCGCTGGCGATGGCCTATCGTGCCGTGAACACGCTGGATTCCATGGTCGGCTACAAGAACGATAAATACCGCGACCTCGGCTGGGCCTCCGCCCGGCTCGATGATGTTGCCAATTACATACCGGCGAGGATTACAGCGCTGCTGTTAACCCTATGTGCAAAGCTGCTGCGGCTGGACTGGCGCAGATGCTGGCGCACCGTGCGCCGCGACGCCCGCCTGCATCCCAGCCCCAACAGCGGCTATCCGGAATCAGCTGTAGCCGGAGCGCTCGGCATCCGGCTGGGGGGAGTCAACGTTTATCACGGCGTAGCCTCGTTCCGTGCCTATATGGGCGAACCGCTGCGCAGTCTGGAACCGGAGGATATTATCGTCACCTCCCGGATGATGATGCTGTCTTCTTCAATATTTGTAGTCCTTTGTGCAGCGCTGGCCCTCATAGGGACGGGGGGCTGAGAAGCATGGATAATTCCGGACGTGAGAAAGCAAGCAGTTTGGAGGAAGGACAGGCTACTGTACGTGCGGAGAAAGAAACAGAACAGCAGCAGTCCCGAAACCATGCAGAGCAGCAATATCAGTGCCAAACAGAGCTGGAGCTGGTATTGCTGCGCCATGGGCACACGAAGTGGAACAAGGAGAACCGTTATCTGGGCAGCAGCGATCTGCCGCTGCTGCCGGAGGAACGGGAGAAGCTGGCTGCACGAAGAGAACAGCCAGAACTGGCGGGCAGCTTCTGGCGTGTATACTGCAGTGATTTGCTCCGCTGCCGGGAGACTTTGCACTGCATCGCTCCCTCGCTGGAAGATGAAGCTGTCTATGATGCCCGCTTACGGGAGATGTGTTTTGGGACGTGGGAAGGCTGCACGTATGAGCAGCTGAAGAATAATCCGCAGTACAGAAGCTGGATTGATAATCCGGTGGCGGTTACGCCACCGGGCGGGGAACCCTGGGAGGCGTTTACCTCCAGGCTGGAGCATTTTATAGGCGGTTTGGTGCTCGAAGCGAAAGCCGGGGAGAGCTTATCAGGGAGTTCCGGCTCAGCTCAGCGGGAGAGCAATGAAGATACCAGCCCGGGAGCCGCTGTATACCGCGAAGAACCGCTGAAGCTGCGCGTGCTGATCGTTACACACGGCGGTGTCATCCGCCAATGGCTGGCGAAGGCCGGGTCCGGGTTGACGTTCCACACCGCAGCAGCACCGCCGCCGGGAACGGTGGCGGTGCTGCACCTGGTGTTACAGGCAGAAGGCTGGGCATTAAGCAGAACGGAAATGTGAATTTAAGCTGCTGCGTTCGGTGGGAGTCATGATGCAGGCGCTGTAAGCTCAATCAGGCTTCTGTTACCCCGCTGCCTTTTTTAACGCAGATTCATCTTTTACCATGGCTGCCTCCTTCCCGTCTGGCAATAACAGTGCCGGAAGGAAAGAGACCACAGCAAAACCGATCGACCACCAGAAGGCGACATTATAGGCCCCGGCAACGGTAAGGGCGCCCGAGGCAGCGTGGCTTGAGAGCTGATGCGATATGACGGTGGCCAGGATGGCGGCGCCGAAGGCTCCCCCGATCGTCTGGAAAATCCGCAGTGCAATGCTGGCATCGGCCACCTGGTCTTTGCGCAGTCCGACATAGGCGGAGACCATAACCGGGATGAGCAGGCCGTTCAGTGCCGCCCCCCGGAGCACGAGTGCAGCCGCGAGCAATATCTGATTGGTATCAGGACCGGCAAAGGCAAAGGGCAGTGTGGAAATAATAGTAACCGCAAGACTTAAGATCACGATGAGCCGTGAACCGATACGGTCGGACAGGCTGCCGATCCAGCTTCGGGTCAATAACATCCCGATTCCTTGCGGAATCAGCAGGACTCCGGTAAACAGCACGCTTTCACCCCGTACCTGCTGATAGTATAATGGCAGAAGCAGCAGGGCTCCGTTCATGACCATGCCTCCAAGAAACACGGTAGCATTCGAAGCGGAGAAAATACGGGATTTAAACAAGCGAAGATCAAGCAGCGGTGTTCGGTTAGTCCGTAGTGCGTAAACAATAAATGCAGCCATAAGCACAAGACCTATCACCAGCGGAATGCTGACTT of the Paenibacillus pedocola genome contains:
- the cobD gene encoding threonine-phosphate decarboxylase CobD, with translation MLEKYGHGGDLLTAAELYGAGNGSFLDFSANINPLGPPPGVLELLQDAAAAITAYPDPGHRRLKALLAGALGVGADWITVGNGAAESMALLLLAVAPRQVGIVEPCFSEYRQLSEQFGAEVLSVQGTGEQEYRAGVEQIAGLLEQVDLLFLGQPNNPNGVQYALEDVRLLARKAEACRTILAVDEAFIDFIPEERRQSLLPELGAYRHTVLIRSMTKFYAIPGLRLGFTIAAPELAAAMTGKQVTWSVNGLALLAGEACLRSGRSYEERTRGLIAVERELLREGLLRLGCTVPPGEANFLLLELPAAWNAAAMQEQLGRRGILVRSCAMYPGLAAGHLRVAVKGHEDNARLLREMGEILEG
- a CDS encoding adenosylcobinamide amidohydrolase is translated as MEVKIPFELAGGLRAYRSKVWPGLALEWKQEHLLLEFPAEADSISSAVYGGGMGRLKRAVNQYVSRDYECSNPVRDMENKLAEWGYPPEGCAGLMTAVPLEHAAVAEEDTGSAGIFCCVTAAAGNAARAGVERSVLKAYRPGTINIMLGIDGLLTPAAMVNAVMTAAEAKAAALADLGITDPENGLIATGTTTDAVVLAASGSRRYGAEHVYAGTATDLGGAVGRLVYAAVTGSLQSVKAVQEQARKNGE
- the cbiB gene encoding adenosylcobinamide-phosphate synthase CbiB, which produces MTVALLLLAAYVLDRMVGDPRSLPHPVVLMGKAITALERLIRRLVRQPRSLKRAGVLLPLFVAGGSWLLTAALLWLLSEISPWLALAAEAWLISTTIAAKGLKDAGMAVYVELRKGDLPAARQALGMIVGRDTASLDSPEIVRGTVETVAENIVDAIISPLFYALLGGAPLAMAYRAVNTLDSMVGYKNDKYRDLGWASARLDDVANYIPARITALLLTLCAKLLRLDWRRCWRTVRRDARLHPSPNSGYPESAVAGALGIRLGGVNVYHGVASFRAYMGEPLRSLEPEDIIVTSRMMMLSSSIFVVLCAALALIGTGG
- a CDS encoding histidine phosphatase family protein; translated protein: MDNSGREKASSLEEGQATVRAEKETEQQQSRNHAEQQYQCQTELELVLLRHGHTKWNKENRYLGSSDLPLLPEEREKLAARREQPELAGSFWRVYCSDLLRCRETLHCIAPSLEDEAVYDARLREMCFGTWEGCTYEQLKNNPQYRSWIDNPVAVTPPGGEPWEAFTSRLEHFIGGLVLEAKAGESLSGSSGSAQRESNEDTSPGAAVYREEPLKLRVLIVTHGGVIRQWLAKAGSGLTFHTAAAPPPGTVAVLHLVLQAEGWALSRTEM
- a CDS encoding MDR family MFS transporter; translated protein: MAKSKSAEKIDPAILKVALILVFGALAPLFDSTMVNVALETLTLDLGSTVSVIQWVVTGYVLTMGISIPVSGWAVNRFGGKRVYLFSLTVFLAGSILCAIAWNPGSLIAFRLVQGVGAGILIPTLQTVLVQSAGKSLGRVISIIGIPTLLGPILGPVLGGVIINGLSWRWIFYVNIPISLIALWLASRGIPADQPSARKQPLDLTGLLLLSPAFAILIYGIAQISQYGGLNSKEVSIPLVIGLVLMAAFIVYALRTNRTPLLDLRLFKSRIFSASNATVFLGGMVMNGALLLLPLYYQQVRGESVLFTGVLLIPQGIGMLLTRSWIGSLSDRIGSRLIVILSLAVTIISTLPFAFAGPDTNQILLAAALVLRGAALNGLLIPVMVSAYVGLRKDQVADASIALRIFQTIGGAFGAAILATVISHQLSSHAASGALTVAGAYNVAFWWSIGFAVVSFLPALLLPDGKEAAMVKDESALKKAAG